CAGCCGGTTCGCTCCGTGGTCGGAGAAGTTGGCCTCGCCGATCGCGAACAGGCCGGGGATGGTGGTCTGCAGGTCGTAGTCGACCCACAGCCCGCCCATCGTGTAGTGCACGGCCGGGTAGATCCGCATCGGCACCTCGTACGGATCCTCGTCGGTGATCCGCTGGTACATGTCGAAGAGGTTGCCGTACTTGGCCTCGACGGCCTTGCGGCCCAGCCGCTTGATCGCGTCGGCGAAGTCCAGGTAGACGCCCTGGCCGCCGGGGCCGACGCCGCGGCCCTCGTCGCAGACGTTCTTCGCGGCGCGGGAGGCGATGTCGCGGGGCACGAGGTTGCCGAAGGACGGGTAGATGCGCTCCAGGTAGTAGTCGCGCTCGTCCTCGGGGATCTCGTTCGGCGGGCGGGTGTCACCCTTCGCCTTCGGCACCCAGATACGGCCGTCATTGCGCAGCGACTCGCTCATCAGGGTGAGCTTGGACTGGTGGTCGCCGGTGCGCGGAATGCAGGTGGGGTGGATCTGGGTGAAGCAGGGGTTGGCGAAGAGGGCGCCGCGCCGGTGGGCGCGCCAGACGGCGGTGGCGTTGGAGTTCATGGCGTTCGTCGAGAGGTAGAAGACGTTGCCGTATCCGCCGCTCGCCAGCACCACCGCGTCCGCGAAGTACGTGTCGATCTTCCCGGTGATCAGATCGCGGGCCACGATTCCGCGCGCCCGTCCGTCGACCACGATCACGTCGAGCATCTCGGTCCGCGGATGCATCTCGATATTGCCCGCGGCGATCTGCCGCGACAGCGCCTGGTACGCGCCGAGCAGCAGCTGCTGCCCGGTCTGCCCACGGGCGTAGAACGTCCGGGACACCTGGACGCCGCCGAAGGAACGCGTGTCGAGGAGACCGCCGTACTCACGGGCGAAGGGCACGCCCTGCGCGACGCACTGGTCGATGATCTCGACCGAGATCTGCGCCAGGCGGTGGACGTTGGACTCCCGGGCCCTGAAGTCGCCGCCCTTGACGGTGTCGTAGAAGAGCCGGTGGATGGAGTCGCCGTCGTTGCGGTAGTTCTTCGCCGCGTTGATGCCGCCCTGCGCGGCGATCGAGTGGGCGCGGCGCGGGGAGTCCTGGTAGCAGAACTGGACGACGTGGTAGCCCTGTTCGGCGAGCGTGGCGCCCGCGGAGCCGCCCGCGAGGCCGGTGCCGACGACGATCACCGTGTGCTTGCGGCGGTTGGCGGCGTTGACCAGTTTGGCCTCGAAGCGGCGGGTGTCCCAGCGCTCGTTGATCGGCCCGGACGGGGCCTTGCCGTCGACGACCGGCTCACCGGTCGTGTAGTCAGCGTAAGAAGTCATGTCAGCTCACCACTCCGGTCATGACGCCGATGGGTACGGCGATGAAGCCCGCCGTCAGCAACAGTGCGAGGACGTCGGCGACGGTCTTGAGGGCGCGGTCGCGGGTGCGGCTGCCGGCGCCCAGGGTCTGTGCCGCGCTCCAGAAGCCGTGCCGGATGTGCAGGCCGACCGCGAGCATCGCGACGATGTAGATGACGTTGCTGTACCAGGTGGAGAAGGTGTCCACGACGTTCTGGTACGCGAGGCCCTCCTGGAAGCCGCCGGGGTGCACGGTGCCGGTCGTCAGGTCGAGGAGGTGCCAGACGATGAACAGGCCGAGGATGATCCCGCCCCACCGCATGGTGCGTGTGGCGTAGCTGGCCCGCGGCTTCTTGTGGACGTACTTGCTCGGCCGCGCCTTGATGTCGCGGCGGCTGAGCTGGTAGGCGGAGGTGGCGTGTGCGACGACCGCGACCACGAGCACGACACGGATGGTCCAGAGCGTCCACCCGTAGTGCATGACGGGCTCGCCGACCGTACGCAGCCAGTGAGCGTAGTGGTTGAATTCGGCGGCCCCGAAGTAGATCTTCAGGTTCCCGATCATGTGGGCGACCAGGTACAGCAGCATGATCAGCCCGCTGACGGCCATCACAGTCTTCTTGCCGACGGAGCTGTCCCATACAGTGCGCGCCATCGACGGCCGTCGGTCCGTCCGCGTTGCCAGAGCCATGTGACGGACGCTAAAGCCCTCGGACCCGATCGGTCCAAGACATGGTCCGGTTTGTTTCCATAGACATGGACTATGGTCGAGGTGTGCAGTTCCAGCAGCTCCAGTACTTCGTGGCGGTCGCCGAGACCCGTCACTTCACCCGCGCCGCGGACCTGGTCCATGTCGCGCAGCCCTCGCTCTCCCAGCAGATCAAGGCGCTGGAGCGGGAGCTCGGGGCGGATCTGTTCCAGCGGGCGCGGGGGAACATCACGCTCACAGACGCGGGCGAGGCACTGCTGCCACTGGCCCGGCGCATCCTCGCCGACGCCGACACCGCCCGGCACGAGGTGCAGGAGCTGGCCCAGCTGCGCAGCGGCCGGGTCCGCCTCGGCGCCACTCCGAGCGTGTGCACGGGTCTGCTCCCGGACGTGCTGCGCGCCTTCCACGACCGTTATCCCGGCATCCGGCTGCTGATCGAGGAGGGCGGTTCGCACGATCTCGTACGCCATCTCGCGCGCGGCGCCCTCGACCTCGCCCTGGTCGTCCTCCCGCTCCCCACGCCGTCCCCCGCGCTGACCACGACGGAGGTGCTGCGCGAGGACCTGGTGGTGGTGTCGTCACCGGACGCGACCGCACCCGGCCGCGGTCGGCGCACGGTCCGCATCGCCGACCTGGAGGGCGAACGCCTGGTGATGTTCCGGCACGGCTACGACCTGCGGGAGCTGACCGTCGCCGCCTGTCGCGCCGAGGGCTTCGAACCCGACTTCGCCGTCGAGGGCGGTGAGATGGACGCCGTCCTCGGCTTCGTCCGTGCGGGGCTCGGCGTGGCCGTCGTACCGCACATGGTCGCCGCCCGGTCCGGTCGCGGGCTACGGGTGACCCCGCTCGCCCGGCCCGGACTCGAACGGAGGATCGCGCTGGCCCATCGCAGCGATGTGGCTCCGCCGCGGGCTGCGCGGGAGCTGCAGCGGATGCTGCTGGAGCGCTGAGGCGGGCGGACCCTGCGGTCTTCGCCCGGTCACCACGTCGGGATGAAGCCGCCGTCGATCACCAGGTCGCTGCCGGTGATGTTGCGGGCGCGGTCACTGGCGAGGAAGACCACCAGGTCGGCGACCTCGGCGGGGCGGGAGAAGCGGCCGGTGACGGTGGCACCGGCGGCCTGGGCCAGGACCTCGTCGGGGGTGACGCCGGTGGCGGCCGACAGGGTCTCCGCCACTCCGCCGCCGCCGAGCCACAGCTCCGTCTCGACCGGGCCGGGGCTGACGGTGTTGACGCGGATGCCCTGGGGGCCGACCTCCTTGGAGAGTGCCTTGGAGAAGGCGACCAGGGCGGCCTTGCCGGCGCTGTAGTCGATCACCATGGGGTCGGGCAGCGTGGCGTTGACCGAGGCGACCGTCACCACGGAGCCCTGACCTGCCGCCAGCATGACGGGCAGGGCGGCGCGGGTGACACGAACCGCCGTGAAGAGGTTCAGGTCGACCGTGCGCTGCCAGTCCTCGTCGGTCACCGACAGGAAGCCGCGGGTGCGGGCCGGGGCCGCGCCGACGTTGTTCACCAGGACGTCGACGCGTCCGTCTGCCGCCTCGACCAGCCGTTCGGCCGCCGTCGGCTCGGTGAGGTCGACGGGCACCCAGGTGACCGTGCCCTCCTTGACCAGCGCGTCCAGGCCCTCGGACGAGGTACGGGACCCGGCGACGACACGCGCCCCCGCTCTGGCCAGGGCCTCCACGACGGCCAGTCCGATGCCCTTGCTCGCGCCGGTCACCACGGCGGTCCTGCCGTGCAGCTCGATGCCCTTGTTGTCCTGTTCGTCCGCCATGCGGCCATCGTCCCCCGCATTCCGGCTGGGGGCAGCTCAAGGGGTGCGCGGGGCGCAAGGGCGGCACCGGGGTGTGCGTGGCGCAGGAGCGAGGGTTCCTGCGCCGGGGCGGAGCGAGGCGCGGGGCTCCGCGTCAGCCCGTCGCGTCCACCAGCGCCAGCTCGTGCAGCCGCTCCGGCGGGCCCGGCCGGGCGTAGTACCAGCCCTGGGCCGTGTCGCAGCCCAGTATCCGCAGCTGCTCGGCCTGCGCGCCCGTTTCCACGCCCTCGACCGTGATCGCGAGGTCGAGGCTGTGGGCGAGGGAGACGATGCCCTCGACGATCTTCAGATCGACCGGGTCGGCGGGGAACTGCTGCATGCCCTGGGTGAAGGATCGGTCCAGCTTGAGGATGCTGACCGGCAGGCGGCGCAGGTTGGCGAGGTTGGAGTAGCCCGTGCCGAAGTCGTCGAGGGCGATGTCGACGCCCATCTCGGCCAGCCGGCGCAGCGGTTTGAGCAGGTCGTCGTCGGCGCCGATCAACGCGGACTCGGTGACCTCCAGGCACAGCGCGTCGGCGTCGAGCCCTTCGCGCTCCAGGATGTCGACGGTGTCCTGAACCAGGCCGGGATGGGTCAGCTGGCACGGCGACAGGTTGACGTTGATCCGCAGCGGACCCGCGGCGGCGTGTCGTTCCTGCCACTCCCGGGCCTGGCGCACCGACTGCTCCAGGACCCAGCGGCCGAGCGGAACGATCAGCCCGGTGTGCTCGGCGAGCGGGATGAACCGGTCGGGCCCGAGGACACCGTGCTGCGGGTGCAGCCACCGCACCAGCGCCTCCGCGCCGCGCACGCTGCCGTCACCGAGGTGCACCAGCGGCTGGTACTCGATGAAGAACTCGCCCCGGTCCAGGGCCGCGGGCAGCGCGGTGGTCAGTCCGTGCCGGGTGATGGCGCGGGCGTCGGCCTCGGGGTCGGCGAGCTCGAAGCGGTTGCCGCCCGCGGACTTGGCCCGGTACATCGTGATGTCGGCGCTGCGCAGCACCTCGGCGGGGCCACGCTCACCGGCGGGTCCCTCGACGACACCGATGCTGCCGCGCACGGTCAGTTCACGGCCGTCGACGCTGATCGGGGTGACCAGCGCGTTCATGATGCGCCCGGCGAGCTCGTCGACCTCGCGCTCGGTGTCGGGTCCGGTGGTCAGGGCCACGAACTCGTCGCCGCCGAGCCGGGCGACCATCTCGCCCGGCGCCGTCGCGCAGGACTGCAGCCGGTCGGCGACCTCGACGAGCAGCCGGTCGCCGGCCGCGTGCCCGAGGCTGTCGTTGATGGTCTTGAAGCCGTCGAGGTCGAGGTAGCACAGCCCGAAGCGCTGGCCCTCCCTCGCGGACAACGCCTTCTCCAGGCGCTCGAAGAACAGGGTCCGGTTGGGTAGTCCGGTGAGCGCGTCGTGCGTGGCCTCGTACCGCAGCCGGAGGTTGAGCAGCCGCCGCTCGGTGGTGTCCTCCATCAGGGCCAGCTGGTACTGGGGTTCGCCGTCCGCGTCGCGCAGCAGGGAGACCGTCAGATTGGTCCACAGGGCCGTGCCGTCAGGACGGTAGAAGGCCTTCTCGACGTGGTAGTGCTCGCGCTCGCCGCGGACCAGCTCCTGGTACAGGCGCCAGATCTGAGGAGCGTCCTCGGGGTGCGTCCACTCGCAGACGTTGCGGCCGCGCATCGACTGCTCGGAGCCGCCGAACATGCGCAGCAGGGCTCCGTTGACCTGGAGGACGTTGCCGTCGAGGTCGGCGATGCCGATCCCTATGGCCGCGCCCTCGAACACCGCGCGGAAGCGGGCCTCGCTGGCGTGCAGCGCCTCGGCCACCGCGCTGCGGGCGTCCAACGCCGCCTGGGCGATGGCCTCCTGCTCGGCGAGTGTCCGCTCGCGCAGCGCCTGCGCGAACCCGGCGGCCATGGCGTGCTGCAACCGTGCCGACCGGGTGCGCAGTGCCTCCTGGGGCCCGTCCTCGCCGCAGTAGAGCACCAGATAGGCGTCCACGCAGTCGAGGGCGCGGCTGAGCGCCTCCGGGTCGGTGCAGTGCGCGGCGATCAGCGCGGCGCCCACCGCCTGGCCCTCGGCCGCGTCGAAGGTCCTGGCCCGCAGCGTCGCACTCAACCGCCGTGCGAGCGGCATGAGTTGCTGCTCGAACTCGGTCCGGGTCAGCGACGTGGAGGTGACCGGGTAGACGGCCCGGCTCCAGATCGTCGCGAACCGGCGCAGTCTGTCCTCCGGCCCGTCCGGCCCGTCCGGCTCGGCGGTCACGCCGTACGTCCCACGCCGGCGAACCCGGAGAAGGAATAGGGATCCTCGTCCTCGGGTGCCGTGTCGGGCCGCCAGTCCGGCATCGGCACCAGTCCGGGTTCCACCATGTCGTACCCCTCGAAGAACCGCGCGATCTCGTCGCGCGAGCGCATGATCAGCGGGTTGCGGATGCTCTGGTAGACGTCGACCGCACCCTCGGCCCGCTCCGGAGGGAGCGGAATTCCCTCGTACGAGGCATGCGTGACGACGAGCAGGCTGCCCGGCGCGAGTGCGTCGCGCAGTTCCGCCACCGCCTTGTACGGGTCGTCCTCGTCCTCCACGAAGTGCAGTATGGCAACGAGAAGGAGGGCGACCGGCCGGTTCAGGTCGATCAGACGCTGAACCTGTGGACTGTCCAGGATTTCCCGGGGCTTGAGGAGATCGCCGCCGACGACGTCCGCATCCTCGTTGCCCCGCAGCACGGCCTGGCTGTGCGCGACGGCCACCGGGTCGTGGTCGACGTACACGACGTGCGCGCCGGGGCGGGCCGCTTGGGCCACCTCGTGCACGTTCCCGAAGGTCGGGATGCCCGAACCGATGTCCAGGAACTGGGAGATGCCCTCGTCGTCCGCGAAACGCACGGCGCGGCGCATGAACGCCCGGTTCGCCTGCATGATCTTGGGAAGTCCCGGCATGAACTCCATCGCCTTGCGTGCCGCTTCCCGGTCGACCTCGAAGTTGTGCGAACCGCCCAGGTAGTAGTCATACATACGGGACACGCTCGGCACCGAGATGTCAATGCTTCGGGGGGCCCAGGCGGGACGCTCCATCTATCTCTCCACGGCATAGTCGGCTGCGTAGGCGATCCGGTGTTCGAGCAGAGGCTACTGATCGCCCGCCAAAGGGGCGAGCCAAAACGGAAATTGACCGTCCGTTCCCGGCCCCACCGCCTCCGGCAAGCGCCGAATTGACGCCCCGTGAACACGTGCCCAACACGCCTCTCACCGGCCCTGCGAAGACGCTCCGAAGCATTCCAAAAAGCTCCGGGGAGTTACAAAGAGTCGCCGTGGTGTCCGGACAGGCCGCGCACGGTTTCCGGACAGAAGTTCCTGGACGCCGAGCCGCTCCCCTCCATGCTCCTGGGCACGCCAAGCGGTCCGCCCCCTCCGTGGGGTGCGGAGGGGGCGGACCCGGGGTCGCGCGCGCTGTTCCGTTCGTCCGGCACACTGGCCTGTCCGCGTTCCCCTCCCTTCCGCGTTGCGTGGCTGTCTGGCGAGGCGATCCACCCTGGGGAGGTGATCCTTTACTCCGCCTCGGGCGCGCCGACCGGCTTTCCGTCGGGCGCGACGGCGTACCACGTGCCGCCCACGCCCTGACCGTTGGTGTCCCCGGCTTTCTTGTCACCGGTGAAGGTGTAAATGGGCCAGCAGTTGACCGTCATCTGCCGGACGCCGTCCGGGCGGGTGAAGGTCATCAGGTTCTTCTTCTTGACGCCCTCGGTGTCGTCCGCGGAGACCGGCGCGACGGCGGGCCACTTCTCCAGGCAGGCGCCCGTGCAGGCCGACACCGGCTTCGGCCAGGCCTCGTCCTTCATGAAGCGGTAGACCGTCATGCCGTTCTTGTCGACGACGATGTCACCGAGCTGGGGGTCCTTGCGGACCGAGAGGCCGGGCAGGTCGGCCAGCGTCGCCTTCTTGCCGGTGGGAGCCGACGCGAACCACGTACCGCCCACACCCTGACCGTTGGTGTCCCCGGCCTTGGTGTCCTTCGCGTACCGGTACATCGGCCAGCCGGCAACGGTCAGCTGCTTCGTGCCGTCCGTACGGGTGACCTCGCCGAGCAGCGCCTTGTCCACACCGGTGGCGGCCTCGGCGCCCTCGGCGGGCACGGGCGGCCAGGCCTTCGCACAGTCGCCGTCACAGCTCGACTTCGGCGGTTCGGCCGTGTCCTTGTCGAAGCGGTACAGGGTGAATCCGGCGCCGTCGGTCAGCACCTCGCCGAGCTCCGCGCTTTCCGTAACAGCGAGCTGACCCGCGGACTGCGCCTGGGCCGCGGCGCCCTGCTGGTCCTTGGCATCGGCGCCGTAGCCGTTGTCGGTGCTCGAGCCGGTGCCGATACCCGTTCCGTAATCACCCGCGGCCGCGGTGGCACCCACGTTCTGGCTACCGGTCTGGGGGGCCTGTTCCTGACCGCACGCCGTCGTGAGCGCCAGCACGGCCGCAGCTGACGCGACGAGTGCGGCGCTCCGCCAGGAGGTCTTCATTGGATAACTCCCGCTGTTCGCATTGGTGTTGCAGCGCCCTGCTGCGCCGCGCATGGCCCTAGGTACGGGCGGGAGTGTCGGAAGTGTTCAACGGGCTCACAAATTTCTTTCCGAATTCCTGTGACACGAACCGGGCGGTTCGCGCATGTGTACACACCCACCGGCGCATCCCCGTACAGCCCGTCAAACCGCCGGGAGGCGCACGCCCTCCCTTCGGGGCAATCTCCCGGCGCTCCGGCGTGGCAGGGCCCCGCGCGGCCCATGATCTTCGTCGTGCATGGACCCAAGCGGACCCGATCCGCCCTCGCCATACGGGTGTTGGCGCTGCTGACGCTGACCTGGATCCTCAGTGGAACGTCGCAAGGGGTGGCGGTCGCCGACTCGTGCGCGTACGCCTCCGTCGGCCCGGACGGCGACGGCAGTACGGCGGTGGCCGTCGCGGGAAGCGGCGCCGTGGCGGTCGTCGGGGACACCACGTGGTGCCCGACCCCCACACCGACGCCGACACCTACGCCGACGCCGACACCCGCCCCGACACCGACGCCCTCTCCCCCACCCACGCACGCACCGAGACCCGAACCACCGCCGCCTCCGCCTCCGCCTGTGGCGACACCACGGCCCGCGGCGCCGCGGGCCATCCCCGCACCGACGCCGACACCGAGTGCGCACCCCAAGCCGTCGCCGTCCCCGGTGAGTTATCCGGAGTACCACGCCCAGCGGCACAAGCACCCGCCCCGCGGTGGCCCGCCGCTGGTCTCCCTCACCCTGCTCATCACCGCGCCCGCGGTGCTCGCTGTCGCGGCGCTGCGCCCGCGCTGACCTCTGGAGGCAACTGTGTCGGAATGGCTTGTTCTCTCCCTCGCGATGGCGGCCGCGTGTCTGGTCGTCCTCATCGTGACCCTCGTACGTCATCGCACGGCCCGCGACGACGAGGATCCGTCGGAGACCCCGGACGTGATCGAGTACATGACCATGATGATCGGTGTGGTGTACGCCATCGTCCTGGGCCTGGCCATCGCCGGTGTCTGGGAGGCACGCGGCGTCGCCCAGAACCATGTGCAGACGGAGGCCCAGGCCCTGCACGAGATCTCGGAGCGGGTCCGCGTCTACCCGCCCGACGTGCGTGACCGCATCCGCGGCGACGTCAACACGTACGTCAGCCACGTCGTCACGACCGAGTGGAAGACCATGGCGAACCTGGGCCGCGTGACCGACCAGGGCGACCGGCTCTTCGGGAACATCCGCCAGGACGTCATCGGCTACGAGCCGAAGACGGACTTCGAGGCCCAGCAGTACCAGCCGCTCATCGACCAGGTGACGATGGCGGACGCCGCACGCGTCGCCCGCGCCGACTCGACGGAGCCGACCATGCCGGGCGTGGTGTGGTTCGGGCTGATCACTGGTGCCGTCGTGACCATCGGAATGGTCTTCGCGCTGCAGATCCGGCGCACCCCGCGCGAGCTGATCCTCGCCGGGCTCTTCTCCGCCCTGATCGCCTTCCTGCTCTTCCTGATCTGGGACTTCGACGCGCCCTACAGCCGGGGCATCACCGCCTCGGCGGAACCGTTCACCGCGCTGTTCCCGCACCTGCCCGGGTGACGGACCCTCACGGAGCACAGAGCCCTTCGCCCCGAGCCCTCGTCAGGAGGGGTCGGGGCGAAGGCTGTCACGTGCGGTTTCCGAAGGCGAGCTCCGGTCCCGAAGGGGGAGGACCGGCCAGTCGGGGCGATGCCTCTCAAATCCTCTTCTCGGACCTTCGGCGCACCCAGACCACTCCGCCGCCGATGACGGCCGTGGCCACCAGACCGCCGCCGATCGCCATGTCGGTGGGCGTGGCGCCAGTGGAACTGCTACCGCCGAGACCACCGCGAACACCGCCGATGACAGTGAAGGCGCGGGGGCGGGTCAGGCCGCCCGTCCCGACGCAGTTGACCATGATGTCGTACGAGCCAGGGCGCGCGTCGCGGTCGACGGTCGCCCTTCCGCTCGCCGTCTCGTTGCCGCCCGGGATGCGCGACAGGCTCGTCTGCCGGAACGCGGGCGAGTTCATGGTGCCGCCGTTCCGGCATCCGTCGACCGTCACCGTCAGCTGGCCGCCGGCGGCGATGACGCTGGGCACGGCGACGATGTTCCTCGACTTGCCCCCGAAGTTGTTGCCCTGGCCGGCCCCATGGTCGTTGCCCTGCCCGAAGTCGTCGTTGTTGCCGAAGCCGTTGTTGTTGCCGAACCCGTTGTTGTTTCCAAACCCGTTGTTGTTGCCGAACCCGTTGTTGTTGCCAGGCCCGAACCCGTTGTTGTTACCCGGCCCGAAACCGTTGTTGTTGCCCGGCACGCCCCCGTTGTTGTTGCCGAACCCGTTGTTGTTACCGGGCCCGAACCCGTTGTTGTTGTTACCCGGCCCGAAACCGTTGTTGTTGCCGGGCCCGGCCCCGTTGTTGTTGCCCGAGTCACCAAAGAAGTTGTCGTTCTGATGGCCCGAGTCGCCCGTACGGTACGTGGCGGCCGCGGGGGCGGCGAGCCCGAGGACGGCGGCCGCGGTGGCCGCGGCCGCCAAGGCGCGTGAGTTTCGCATCTGATCCTCCGCGGAAGGCGCCCCGGGAACTGTCCCCGGTCGATCGGCGAGAAAGCGCCTCCCAGACAGACCCTCAGATGCCGTGCACAGAGCCGCATTTCGAGAATGGTCCGTCCCGGTGAGAGGACACGCCGAGCGATTTCCACACAATCGGATATTGCCGCAGGTCACGGACCGTCAGAAAATTCCTGCTCGTGGCAACTCGGATGGCTCACGACGGAGGTACCCCGCCACCCGTTCGCCCGCGCCCCCGTCGCCCACCGGATGTGTTGCACTTAACGTTCTTATATGCGCGACGCACCCGGCGACGGCCGTGTCGAGAGGGGATGGCGAATGTCTGCGTCCTGGATGGCCGAAGAGGAGGAGCGGCAGAGGAAGCGCGCCCCGTGGGGCGTTATAGCGCTTGTTCTGCTGACCGGCCTCGCACTCATCCGGAATGGGTCCGGTGAGTTCGACGTGGGCCCTCCGCAGCCCGTTTCGGCGGCGGCAGCGGACAGCCGCACCCCCGGTGCGGCCCTGGCGAGCCCGCCGGCCTCGCTGCCGTTCGCCGTGGTCGACCGGGTCAGGATCCCGGCGCTCCAGGTCGACGCGCCGGCCATGCCCGTGGGCCTGGACGCGGACGGGTGGGTCGCCGCGCCGCCGCCGGAGGACCCCAACCTCGCGGGCTGGTTCACCGGCGCGGTCTCGCCCGGCGAAAAGGGCACGGCCGTGCTGGTGGGCCATGTCGACAATACGGAGGGTCCCGCCGTCTTCTACGGGCTCGGGGCGCTCAAGAAGGGAAACGGGGTCGAAGTCCTGCGCAAGGACGGCAAGACCGCGGTGTTCGAGATCTACGGCGTCGAGGTCTTCGCGAAGGACAAATTCCCCGGCGACCGCGTGTACAGCAGCAAGGGCGCTGCCGAATTGCGGGTCATCACCTGCGGCGGCGGTTTCTCCAAGCTGCACGGCTACGACGGAAACGTCGTCGTATTCGCCCGCCTGGTCGAGGTTCGCTGAGTGTTTCCGCGTTCCCGACCGGGCGGGCGAGAGCCCGTCGGGGCGCCAGGTCCTGTCGTCGAACTCCCGTCCTCCGCCCGGAGGCGGGCCCGCCTCCCCCGCCCTTGAGGCAGTGGGGAGGGAGTTCGACGACAGGCCCTAGAAGAATTGCCGGCGCGGCACGGTGATGTGGTAGCCGGAATCCAGCAGGTGGGGCAGATAGTCGCGCAGGGCCGCCACGGTCCGCGAGCGGTCGC
This genomic interval from Streptomyces dengpaensis contains the following:
- a CDS encoding fumarate reductase/succinate dehydrogenase flavoprotein subunit — protein: MTSYADYTTGEPVVDGKAPSGPINERWDTRRFEAKLVNAANRRKHTVIVVGTGLAGGSAGATLAEQGYHVVQFCYQDSPRRAHSIAAQGGINAAKNYRNDGDSIHRLFYDTVKGGDFRARESNVHRLAQISVEIIDQCVAQGVPFAREYGGLLDTRSFGGVQVSRTFYARGQTGQQLLLGAYQALSRQIAAGNIEMHPRTEMLDVIVVDGRARGIVARDLITGKIDTYFADAVVLASGGYGNVFYLSTNAMNSNATAVWRAHRRGALFANPCFTQIHPTCIPRTGDHQSKLTLMSESLRNDGRIWVPKAKGDTRPPNEIPEDERDYYLERIYPSFGNLVPRDIASRAAKNVCDEGRGVGPGGQGVYLDFADAIKRLGRKAVEAKYGNLFDMYQRITDEDPYEVPMRIYPAVHYTMGGLWVDYDLQTTIPGLFAIGEANFSDHGANRLGASALMQGLADGYFVLPSTINDYLARNPHHEQVTDEHPVVQEVLAETEDRLRLLLAVDGDRTPDSFHREVGELMWEFCGMARTETGLRKALERIPQIREEFWRRIKVPGTGEEFNQSLEKANRIVDYLELAELMCLDALHRAESCGGHFREESQTPDGEAARNDDAFSYAAAWEFTGTGEAPTLHKEDLVFEYVHPTQRSYA
- a CDS encoding succinate dehydrogenase, with the translated sequence MARTVWDSSVGKKTVMAVSGLIMLLYLVAHMIGNLKIYFGAAEFNHYAHWLRTVGEPVMHYGWTLWTIRVVLVVAVVAHATSAYQLSRRDIKARPSKYVHKKPRASYATRTMRWGGIILGLFIVWHLLDLTTGTVHPGGFQEGLAYQNVVDTFSTWYSNVIYIVAMLAVGLHIRHGFWSAAQTLGAGSRTRDRALKTVADVLALLLTAGFIAVPIGVMTGVVS
- a CDS encoding LysR family transcriptional regulator produces the protein MQFQQLQYFVAVAETRHFTRAADLVHVAQPSLSQQIKALERELGADLFQRARGNITLTDAGEALLPLARRILADADTARHEVQELAQLRSGRVRLGATPSVCTGLLPDVLRAFHDRYPGIRLLIEEGGSHDLVRHLARGALDLALVVLPLPTPSPALTTTEVLREDLVVVSSPDATAPGRGRRTVRIADLEGERLVMFRHGYDLRELTVAACRAEGFEPDFAVEGGEMDAVLGFVRAGLGVAVVPHMVAARSGRGLRVTPLARPGLERRIALAHRSDVAPPRAARELQRMLLER
- a CDS encoding SDR family NAD(P)-dependent oxidoreductase; its protein translation is MADEQDNKGIELHGRTAVVTGASKGIGLAVVEALARAGARVVAGSRTSSEGLDALVKEGTVTWVPVDLTEPTAAERLVEAADGRVDVLVNNVGAAPARTRGFLSVTDEDWQRTVDLNLFTAVRVTRAALPVMLAAGQGSVVTVASVNATLPDPMVIDYSAGKAALVAFSKALSKEVGPQGIRVNTVSPGPVETELWLGGGGVAETLSAATGVTPDEVLAQAAGATVTGRFSRPAEVADLVVFLASDRARNITGSDLVIDGGFIPTW
- a CDS encoding putative bifunctional diguanylate cyclase/phosphodiesterase, translated to MTAEPDGPDGPEDRLRRFATIWSRAVYPVTSTSLTRTEFEQQLMPLARRLSATLRARTFDAAEGQAVGAALIAAHCTDPEALSRALDCVDAYLVLYCGEDGPQEALRTRSARLQHAMAAGFAQALRERTLAEQEAIAQAALDARSAVAEALHASEARFRAVFEGAAIGIGIADLDGNVLQVNGALLRMFGGSEQSMRGRNVCEWTHPEDAPQIWRLYQELVRGEREHYHVEKAFYRPDGTALWTNLTVSLLRDADGEPQYQLALMEDTTERRLLNLRLRYEATHDALTGLPNRTLFFERLEKALSAREGQRFGLCYLDLDGFKTINDSLGHAAGDRLLVEVADRLQSCATAPGEMVARLGGDEFVALTTGPDTEREVDELAGRIMNALVTPISVDGRELTVRGSIGVVEGPAGERGPAEVLRSADITMYRAKSAGGNRFELADPEADARAITRHGLTTALPAALDRGEFFIEYQPLVHLGDGSVRGAEALVRWLHPQHGVLGPDRFIPLAEHTGLIVPLGRWVLEQSVRQAREWQERHAAAGPLRINVNLSPCQLTHPGLVQDTVDILEREGLDADALCLEVTESALIGADDDLLKPLRRLAEMGVDIALDDFGTGYSNLANLRRLPVSILKLDRSFTQGMQQFPADPVDLKIVEGIVSLAHSLDLAITVEGVETGAQAEQLRILGCDTAQGWYYARPGPPERLHELALVDATG
- a CDS encoding SAM-dependent methyltransferase; this translates as MERPAWAPRSIDISVPSVSRMYDYYLGGSHNFEVDREAARKAMEFMPGLPKIMQANRAFMRRAVRFADDEGISQFLDIGSGIPTFGNVHEVAQAARPGAHVVYVDHDPVAVAHSQAVLRGNEDADVVGGDLLKPREILDSPQVQRLIDLNRPVALLLVAILHFVEDEDDPYKAVAELRDALAPGSLLVVTHASYEGIPLPPERAEGAVDVYQSIRNPLIMRSRDEIARFFEGYDMVEPGLVPMPDWRPDTAPEDEDPYSFSGFAGVGRTA
- a CDS encoding SCO0930 family lipoprotein, whose product is MKTSWRSAALVASAAAVLALTTACGQEQAPQTGSQNVGATAAAGDYGTGIGTGSSTDNGYGADAKDQQGAAAQAQSAGQLAVTESAELGEVLTDGAGFTLYRFDKDTAEPPKSSCDGDCAKAWPPVPAEGAEAATGVDKALLGEVTRTDGTKQLTVAGWPMYRYAKDTKAGDTNGQGVGGTWFASAPTGKKATLADLPGLSVRKDPQLGDIVVDKNGMTVYRFMKDEAWPKPVSACTGACLEKWPAVAPVSADDTEGVKKKNLMTFTRPDGVRQMTVNCWPIYTFTGDKKAGDTNGQGVGGTWYAVAPDGKPVGAPEAE
- a CDS encoding DUF4239 domain-containing protein; amino-acid sequence: MSEWLVLSLAMAAACLVVLIVTLVRHRTARDDEDPSETPDVIEYMTMMIGVVYAIVLGLAIAGVWEARGVAQNHVQTEAQALHEISERVRVYPPDVRDRIRGDVNTYVSHVVTTEWKTMANLGRVTDQGDRLFGNIRQDVIGYEPKTDFEAQQYQPLIDQVTMADAARVARADSTEPTMPGVVWFGLITGAVVTIGMVFALQIRRTPRELILAGLFSALIAFLLFLIWDFDAPYSRGITASAEPFTALFPHLPG
- a CDS encoding class F sortase; protein product: MSASWMAEEEERQRKRAPWGVIALVLLTGLALIRNGSGEFDVGPPQPVSAAAADSRTPGAALASPPASLPFAVVDRVRIPALQVDAPAMPVGLDADGWVAAPPPEDPNLAGWFTGAVSPGEKGTAVLVGHVDNTEGPAVFYGLGALKKGNGVEVLRKDGKTAVFEIYGVEVFAKDKFPGDRVYSSKGAAELRVITCGGGFSKLHGYDGNVVVFARLVEVR